In Desulfomicrobium apsheronum, the sequence CGGCCGCGCTTCAAATCGCCAAAGCGCTGCAGGATGGGCTTGCCGCCCCCGATCAGGGTCGCCAGGCGGCCGATGGATTCACCGTAGGCCTGGTTGTCCGTGACGGGCTCGTTCAGGACCACCTTGGACAAAAAGGCGAAGTTGGTGTTCTCGCTCTTCTTGTCCATGTAGGCGTGGCCGTTGACGCAAACAAAATCCTGATAATTTTCCTGGGCGATGAAACCGCCGTAGTTGGTGCAGAAGGTGCGGGTCAGGTCGTCGTACTTGGAGGTGCGGATGAAGAAGGTCGGATCGTAGATGATGGAGCACAGGTCCTGCATGATCTCGTTGTGCACCTCAACGCGCACCCCGACCTCGATGCCGCGCTGGGTCACGGCCAGACCGTGGCGCTGCACGAGCTGACCGACCCATTCCGCCCCCACTCTGCCAGGAGCCAGGATGACGTTATCCGCCAGATACTCGCCCTTGGCCGTGGTCACGCCGCGCACCCGGCCGCCCTCGACCAGGATGTCGACCACCTCCTCCTTGGTGCGCACAGTCACGCCCTTGGACTTGATGTGCTCGACCATGCCGGTGATGTGACCGGGCAGGTTGTCGCTGCCGAGGTGCTTTTGCTTGATGACCAGCAGATCGATGCCGAACTTGCGGGCCTCCTTGCGGATGGAGCGGGCCTCGTCGATATTGGTCGGGTAGACCTTTCCGTCCATGCCGAAGCGGTTGAAGATGGCCTCGGTCTCATCGATGAGCTCCGTGGCCTTGCCCAGGCTCATGAACTGGGTCAGGTCGGTCTTGCCCAGCTTCGGTATGAAGTTGAGCTTGCCGTCGGAAAAGAGCCCGGCCCCGCCCATGCCCGCCAGGATGTTGCAAGGCTTGCAGTGGATGCAGTCCTGCGCCTCGGTCATGGGGCAGTTGCGGATAAGCGAGTCGCGGCCCTTCTCGATCAGGAGCACGTCGAGACTTGCGTGCTCGGCCAGATGATAGGCCGCGAACAGACCGGCCGGACCACCGCCGACAATGATCACGTCATGGACTTTCTTCTGCATGTCTATTTTCCTTCGACCTTCTTCTTGCGCGCGACCATGCTGTGCCTTTTCTGGGCCGAGAGCTCGATCTTGCGCAGGCGAATGTTCAGGGGGGTGATCTCGACCATCTCGTCGTCGCGGATGAAATTGAGCGCCATCTCAAGCGTCATGGGCAACACGGGAGTGAGGATGATGGCCTCATCCTTGCCCGAGGCGCGCATGTTGGTAAGCTTTTTTTCCTTGCACGGGTTGATGTCGATGTCGTTGTCGCGATTGTGTTCGCCGACGATCATGCCCTCGTAGACCGCATCACCGGGACGCACGAACATCCGGCCGCGCGGCTCCAGATTGAAAAGCGCGTACGGGACGGCCTGACCCTGACGGTCGCAGACCAGTGAACCGGAAAAGCGGGTCGGGAAATCACCCCGGTACTCGCCGTATCCGTCGAACAGGGAGTTCATGATGCCCGTGCCCTTGGTGTCGGTCAAAAATTCGTCCCGGTAGCCGATGAGCGCGCGTGACGGAACGGAAAATTCCATGCGCACCCGGCCGCTGCCGTTGTTGACCAGATTGAGGAGCTTGCCCCGACGGATGGACAGTTTCTCCGTGACCACACCCATGAAGGCCTCGTCGCAGTCCACGTAGACGTGTTCCATGGGCTCAAGAAGCTTGCCGCCCTCTTTCTTGTAGATGACCTCGGGTCGGCCGACGCCCAGCTCGAAGCCTTCGCGGCGCATGGTCTCGATGATGATGGCCAGCTGGAATTCACCACGACCCTTGACGATCATGGAGTCCTTGTCCTCGCTCTCCTCGACCTGGATGGCCACGTTGGTCAGGGCCTCTTTTTCGAGACGGTCCTTGATCTTGCGCGACTGCACGATCTTGCCCTCGCGTCCGGCAAAGGGCGAGGTGTTGATGGTGAAGCGCATGGACACGGTGGGCTCGTCCACGTCGATGCGCTTCAGGCGCACAGGGCTTTCCTTCAGGCAGATGGTGTCGCCGATGCTGACCTTGTTCAGGCCGGCCATGACCACGATGTCGCCCATCTCGACGGCGGCCTGATCCTTGAGCTGCATTCCTTCGTAGGCCTGAATCTTGGCCGGTCGGAAGGCGAGCTGGTCGTTTTCGCCCATGCACAGAAGATCGGCCTTGTCCTGCAGCAGGCCGGCCTTGATCTTGCCGATGACCAGACGACCCAGGTAATCCGAGTACCCGAGGTCCGAGACAAGCATCTGGAAGGGTGCGGCGGGATCGAAACGGGGGCCGGGGATATGCTCCAAAATGAGGTCGAAGAGACAGGAAAGATCCTTGCCGGGCTCATCGAGCACCGGAGAGGCTACACCGTCGCGGCCGATGGCGTAAAGCACCGGAAATTCGAGCTGATCCTCGTCGGCGCCAAGATCGATGAACAGGTCGTAGACCTCGTCCAGCACTTCCTGCGGCCGGGCATCGGAGCGGTCGATCTTGTTGACCACGACCAGAATGGGCAGGCTCGCGTCCAGGGCTTTCTTGAGCACGAACCGGGTCTGGGGCAGCGGGCCCTCGGAGGAGTCCACCAGCAGCACCGCGCCATCGACCATGGACAGAGCGCGCTCCACTTCCCCGCCGAAATCGGCATGGCCGGGGGTGTCGACGATATTGATCTTCACGCCTTTCCAGCGCACGGAGCAATTCTTGGCGGCGATGGTGATACCGCGTTCGCGCTCCAGATCCATGGAATCCATGACGCGGTCGTCCATGGCCTGGTTGTCCCGGAAAACTCCGGACTGTCGGAACATGACATCCACAAGGGTGGTCTTGCCATGGTCAACGTGTGCTATGATCGCGATATTTCTGATATTGTCATTCTTCTGCATGGTGGGCATATTTTCCTCGTGGAGCATAAAAAACGGCTTCCTTGACTGAAGCCGATGTGGAGTTGGTCGCAGGCGCACAACACACGGCGCACGACACTATTTTTCCATTACGCGCACCTTTCGTGCGACGTCAAGAAGGAAAGAAACGAAAAAAAGCGGATCTTTCTAAGGGCGCAAATCCGGACAGGCGGCCGTTTGAGGGCTGGCGGCAGGAAAAGAGGGCCTGGAAACCTACTTGAACATCCCGCAGCGCATGTTGCGGATGGCGTCCTTGAACTGGATCTCGGCAGTGCAGGGCTTCATCAGCTTCTGAACATAACCCAGACCGAAAGTAGGATGATCAATGACATCGCCGATCTGAAAAGTGCGTTCCATGCTGTAGGACAGGGGTTTGGCGCAGGGGGTAACCAGCTTTTCCCACTGCTCGAGCAGAGCCTGGGCCTGCTTGCTGGAAGCCAGGGCAGCCTTCTTGGGGCGCGGAGTGGCGGGTTTCTTGACCTTGGGCTCGGCAGTGGGCGACACGTAGGCGTGACGTGCGTTACAAACCTTGCACTCGACCTTGGCGATCTTCTCGCCGGACATGACGACCACGTGATGATCGGTCACGGTCTTGCATTTCTTGCATAGGGATTCGACGGAACTGCCTGCTTGTATTTGATTTTCTGTCATGTTGGATCCTTTGAAGTAACGTTGCGGGAAAAAAAAGCCACAAGGGAAAATCCTTGTGGCATGTTCTCTATTGAAGCACTCTACCCCCTTACCGTGCGCGAGGCAATGGTCGAATTTGCCATTTTGTCATACAGGATCTTTTTACGACCGTTGAACCGTTGACAGCACCCGCCTCGCCGCGCATGGTGCCCTCTTCTCAGGGCGGGGTGCAATTCCCCACCGGCGGTATCCCGCTTCACGGCGGGGAGCCCGCGAGCGCTCCCGGAGGTCCGGGAGGTCAGCAGATCCGGTGCGAGGCCGGAGCCGACGGTGACAGTCCGGATGAAAGAGAAGACGGCCTACCGTTCACGGGCGTGAACGGTTCTTTTCAGCCGCGCCCTGATTCACGTTCAATTCCAAGGAGAACCACCGTGAATCAGTTTTCAGAGAATTTTGAAGACACTCCCCCCCGCGTCCGGGTCGAACGCGCCCTTGCGGCCTTGCAACAAGGCCTCGGGGTGCTGGTCACCGACAACGAAAACCGCGAAAACGAAGGCGACCTGATCTTCGCCGCCGAAACCCTGACCACGGCCCAGATGGCCATGCTCATCCGCGAATGCAGCGGCATCGTCTGCCTGTGCCTGCCCGAGGACAAAGTCCGCGCCCTGGACCTGGCGCCCATGGTCAGCAACAACTCCAGCCGCTACCAGACCGCGTTCACCGTCTCCATCGAAGCCGCCCAGGGGGTGACCACCGGAGTGTCCGCCGCCGACCGCGTGCGCACGGTCCACGCCGCCATCGCCGACGATGCCCGCCCCGGGGGTGACCACCGGAGTGTCCGCCGCCGACCGCGTGCGCACGGTGCAGGCCGCCATCGCCGACGATGCCCGCCCCGGGGACTTGCATCGTCCCGGCCACATCTTCCCGCTTCGCGCCTGTCCGGGCGGGGTTCTGGAACGCGAAGGACACACCGAGGCCACCGTGGACCTCATGCGCCTGGCCGGGCTCAAGCCCTGCGGCGTGCTGTGCGAAGTCACCAACGAAGACGGCACCATGGCCCGCATGCCCCAAATCCAGGAGTTCGGAAGACGCCACGACCTCCCTGTGGTGACCATCGACGACATCAAGGAATACATCCAGGCCTCGGCACAGGCCGCAAGCTAACGACCCTTCCGGCACGGCGCTTCCGGCGACCCGGCGCGCCGTGCCTTTCCAGCCTTCATTTTCCGGACTGGACTTTTTCCGTCCGCCTTTGTAGCCGCACCGCATGACCCCCGCCATAAACGCCGCCAAAAAAGCAGGAATCACATTCGTCGTACGGGAATACGACCATGACCCGTCATGCACGGCCTACGGCCTGGAAGCGGCCGAAAAACTCGGCGTCGATCCCCGCCAGGTCTTCAAGACCCTGGTCGCGGATCTGGGCGGGGAGCTGGTGGTGGCCGTCATTCCGGTGGAGAGCATGCTCGGGCTCAAGCAATTGGCCAAGGCCGCCGGGGCCAAGAAGGCGGCCATGGCCGACAGGGTCCTCGTGGAGCGCGCCACCGGCTACGTGCTTGGCGGGGTCAGCCCGCTGGGACAGAAAAAGCGGCTGCGGACCTTCATCGACATCTCGGCTCAGGCCCACCCCGTCATGCTGGTCAGCGGAGGTCGGCGCGGCCTTGATATCGAACTCGCTCCCGAAGACCTGGCCCGTATGACCGCCGCCCGTTTTGCGCCTCTTGCGCAATAAGGCCCGTCCCTGCTCGCTATCCCGGCCCTCCCGGGCTTGAAATCCGGGCACGGGGGGCCCGCTTTCAATGCGGCCAGCGTCGTGCATGGCGGCAGCTGTCATACACGCGCAA encodes:
- the typA gene encoding translational GTPase TypA, whose translation is MPTMQKNDNIRNIAIIAHVDHGKTTLVDVMFRQSGVFRDNQAMDDRVMDSMDLERERGITIAAKNCSVRWKGVKINIVDTPGHADFGGEVERALSMVDGAVLLVDSSEGPLPQTRFVLKKALDASLPILVVVNKIDRSDARPQEVLDEVYDLFIDLGADEDQLEFPVLYAIGRDGVASPVLDEPGKDLSCLFDLILEHIPGPRFDPAAPFQMLVSDLGYSDYLGRLVIGKIKAGLLQDKADLLCMGENDQLAFRPAKIQAYEGMQLKDQAAVEMGDIVVMAGLNKVSIGDTICLKESPVRLKRIDVDEPTVSMRFTINTSPFAGREGKIVQSRKIKDRLEKEALTNVAIQVEESEDKDSMIVKGRGEFQLAIIIETMRREGFELGVGRPEVIYKKEGGKLLEPMEHVYVDCDEAFMGVVTEKLSIRRGKLLNLVNNGSGRVRMEFSVPSRALIGYRDEFLTDTKGTGIMNSLFDGYGEYRGDFPTRFSGSLVCDRQGQAVPYALFNLEPRGRMFVRPGDAVYEGMIVGEHNRDNDIDINPCKEKKLTNMRASGKDEAIILTPVLPMTLEMALNFIRDDEMVEITPLNIRLRKIELSAQKRHSMVARKKKVEGK
- the ybaK gene encoding Cys-tRNA(Pro) deacylase, which produces MTPAINAAKKAGITFVVREYDHDPSCTAYGLEAAEKLGVDPRQVFKTLVADLGGELVVAVIPVESMLGLKQLAKAAGAKKAAMADRVLVERATGYVLGGVSPLGQKKRLRTFIDISAQAHPVMLVSGGRRGLDIELAPEDLARMTAARFAPLAQ
- a CDS encoding NAD(P)/FAD-dependent oxidoreductase → MQKKVHDVIIVGGGPAGLFAAYHLAEHASLDVLLIEKGRDSLIRNCPMTEAQDCIHCKPCNILAGMGGAGLFSDGKLNFIPKLGKTDLTQFMSLGKATELIDETEAIFNRFGMDGKVYPTNIDEARSIRKEARKFGIDLLVIKQKHLGSDNLPGHITGMVEHIKSKGVTVRTKEEVVDILVEGGRVRGVTTAKGEYLADNVILAPGRVGAEWVGQLVQRHGLAVTQRGIEVGVRVEVHNEIMQDLCSIIYDPTFFIRTSKYDDLTRTFCTNYGGFIAQENYQDFVCVNGHAYMDKKSENTNFAFLSKVVLNEPVTDNQAYGESIGRLATLIGGGKPILQRFGDLKRGRRSTWNRIRNSYIEPTLKKVVCGDIAMALPERILANLVEGLEKLNQVVPGVANDETLLYAPEIKFFATQVECDENLQTAIEGLYVAGDGPGVAGNIVSAAATGLIPAKSILTKG